A single region of the Spirochaetota bacterium genome encodes:
- a CDS encoding NAD(P)H-dependent oxidoreductase subunit E, whose translation MIDSILKDFNPQNKELILVALQTLTQHGQLDQEAFQKVANYFNVSPAKVYAVGSFYSFIPLEQKGKYVIRICKSISCDMEHKEEVIAAIKQFLGIDVGQTTNDKMFSITEVNCLGWCDEAPVMIINDIPYTKLTKEKAIAILTELKNKQI comes from the coding sequence ATGATTGATTCAATTTTAAAAGATTTTAATCCTCAAAATAAAGAATTAATACTAGTAGCATTGCAAACGCTTACCCAACATGGGCAACTTGATCAGGAAGCGTTTCAAAAAGTAGCAAATTATTTTAATGTTTCTCCTGCTAAGGTATATGCAGTGGGTTCTTTTTATTCCTTTATTCCTTTAGAGCAAAAAGGTAAATATGTAATACGTATATGTAAAAGCATTTCTTGCGATATGGAACATAAAGAAGAGGTTATTGCGGCAATAAAACAATTTCTAGGAATTGATGTTGGACAAACTACAAACGATAAAATGTTTTCGATAACTGAAGTAAATTGTCTGGGCTGGTGTGATGAAGCCCCAGTGATGATAATTAATGATATACCATATACAAAACTTACTAAGGAAAAAGCTATAGCAATTCTTACAGAATTAAAAAATAAACAAATATAA
- a CDS encoding response regulator: protein MKKILIVDDDRDVVISLKAILSSKGFIVFEAYSGEEGLEVFNKVNPDIVLLDLMMEQVDTGISVCKKMRAENSNVKIFMLSAVGDEAATTIDVMKVGFNGAISKPVSPDELLHLID from the coding sequence ATGAAAAAAATACTTATAGTTGATGATGATCGTGATGTTGTTATTTCATTAAAGGCAATCCTTTCGTCAAAAGGTTTTATTGTTTTTGAAGCATATAGTGGTGAAGAAGGGTTAGAAGTTTTTAATAAAGTTAATCCAGACATTGTGCTTCTTGACTTAATGATGGAGCAAGTAGATACAGGAATTAGTGTATGCAAGAAAATGCGTGCTGAAAATTCGAACGTAAAAATCTTTATGTTGAGTGCAGTTGGAGATGAAGCAGCAACTACTATTGATGTAATGAAAGTCGGTTTTAATGGCGCTATCTCCAAACCAGTATCTCCTGATGAATTGTTGCACTTAATTGATTAA
- a CDS encoding NADH-quinone oxidoreductase subunit E, producing MEGLDIKSLQEKFSLIFSIRDHNKILQSIVSKSPDEIITQITKSGLRGRGGAGFPTGIKWKAAQEVYANQKFVICNADEGEPGTFKDRKILQEHCELVLLGMCAAAKAIGATMGYIYLRGEYAFLKNLISEHINEYNNLFKKFSLNFAIYLRMGSGAYVCGEESALIESIEGNRGEPRNKPPFPVSKGLFNCPTVVNNVETLAYAAIIMDEGSAKFAAIGTKDSKGSKMFSISGDAKIKGVFELPLGMKVKELVDIFSDGDSKAVQIGGASGYCVARKQFEDRIIGYEGIPTGGSIIFFNSSRSMYRVLMNYLDFFKEESCGQCTPCRVGCQQLYYGIKAIRSGNKPIDYLNELQKLAQTMSITAKCGLGQSVANPFISITENFKEEICF from the coding sequence ATGGAAGGTTTAGATATAAAATCTTTGCAGGAAAAATTTTCCTTAATATTTTCTATAAGAGATCATAACAAAATATTACAATCAATAGTGAGCAAAAGTCCAGATGAAATTATAACACAAATTACAAAATCGGGTCTTAGAGGAAGAGGTGGAGCCGGATTCCCAACAGGAATTAAATGGAAAGCAGCTCAGGAAGTATATGCAAATCAAAAATTTGTAATTTGCAATGCGGATGAAGGTGAACCAGGCACCTTTAAGGATAGAAAAATCCTACAAGAACATTGTGAGCTAGTGCTTTTGGGTATGTGTGCTGCTGCTAAGGCTATTGGTGCAACTATGGGTTATATCTATCTACGCGGGGAGTATGCATTTTTAAAAAACTTAATTTCAGAACACATTAATGAATACAACAATCTATTCAAAAAATTTTCACTTAATTTTGCCATTTACCTGCGAATGGGAAGTGGTGCGTATGTTTGCGGTGAAGAGAGTGCTTTAATCGAATCCATTGAAGGCAACCGTGGTGAACCTCGCAATAAACCCCCATTCCCTGTGTCAAAAGGTTTATTTAATTGTCCCACTGTAGTCAATAATGTAGAAACACTTGCATATGCTGCAATCATTATGGATGAAGGATCTGCAAAATTTGCAGCAATTGGTACAAAGGATTCTAAAGGTTCAAAAATGTTTTCAATTTCAGGAGATGCAAAAATCAAAGGTGTTTTTGAACTTCCTTTAGGAATGAAAGTAAAAGAACTTGTAGATATTTTTTCTGATGGTGATTCAAAAGCCGTTCAGATTGGAGGAGCATCAGGTTATTGTGTAGCACGTAAACAATTTGAAGATAGAATCATAGGTTATGAAGGTATCCCTACAGGAGGTTCAATAATATTCTTTAATAGTTCGCGATCGATGTACAGGGTATTAATGAATTATCTTGATTTTTTCAAGGAAGAGTCATGCGGTCAATGTACCCCTTGTAGAGTTGGTTGTCAGCAACTTTATTATGGTATAAAAGCAATAAGAAGTGGGAATAAACCTATAGATTATTTAAATGAATTGCAAAAACTGGCACAAACAATGTCCATCACTGCAAAATGTGGACTTGGACAGTCTGTTGCAAATCCATTTATTTCAATCACAGAAAATTTCAAAGAAGAGATTTGCTTTTAG
- a CDS encoding NADH-dependent [FeFe] hydrogenase, group A6 codes for MKTVSLTINDNKIEVPEYYTVLYAAKEAGIIIPTLCYHDDLCIAGNCRVCLVEQKGMRSLQASCTLQVAQGMIIYTNTRRVREARRTIIELLLSEHSDNCTTCYKNGKCELQQLAKEYLIDGEKYIKIIRHWNVDDSSPSLIKDDSKCIKCTRCVRTCEELQGVSALYSSHKGEDLKITTFFDKPLNDVICTNCGQCINRCPTGALIEKNYIKEVWDAIDDEEKFVVVQTAPAVRVSISEALGYEIGQISTGKLVAALRRLGFNAVLDTDFTADLTIIEEGNEFLQRITKALRDKQNVALPMTTSCSPGWIKFVEHKYPELLDNVSTCKSPQQMFGALAKTYYANKRNIDPAKMITVSIMPCTAKKYEANRPEMYSSGYKDVDYVLTTRELALMIQQAGIDFEKLPDENYDSIMGQSTGAAVIFGATGGVMEAALRTVYEIVTGKEVPFDKLNILPVRGMEGVRSTSITISGTRSEYNFLEGVTLNVAVAHGLANAALLMDEVKEGKSNYHFIEIMACPGGCIGGGGQPLPTNRVIRKIRSEAIYEADMQLPIRKSHENPEIKQIYQEFLKQPLGHISHNLLHTHYIKRQ; via the coding sequence ATGAAAACAGTTTCGCTAACGATAAACGACAATAAAATAGAGGTTCCAGAATATTACACTGTACTTTACGCAGCAAAAGAAGCGGGTATTATTATCCCAACACTGTGTTACCATGATGATCTTTGTATAGCTGGTAACTGTAGAGTATGTTTGGTTGAGCAGAAAGGTATGAGATCACTTCAGGCTTCCTGTACTTTACAAGTGGCACAAGGCATGATTATTTACACCAATACCAGACGAGTACGAGAAGCACGTAGGACAATTATTGAATTACTATTATCTGAGCATTCTGATAATTGCACAACTTGTTATAAAAATGGAAAATGTGAGTTACAGCAACTTGCAAAAGAATATTTGATAGATGGAGAAAAATATATAAAAATCATACGTCATTGGAATGTAGATGATTCATCTCCATCACTAATTAAAGATGATAGTAAATGTATAAAATGTACCAGATGTGTGCGTACATGTGAAGAATTGCAAGGTGTGTCAGCATTGTACAGTTCACACAAAGGTGAAGATTTAAAAATAACTACATTTTTTGATAAACCACTTAACGATGTAATTTGTACAAATTGTGGTCAGTGTATAAACAGGTGTCCTACAGGTGCTCTTATTGAAAAAAACTATATTAAGGAAGTATGGGATGCTATTGATGATGAAGAAAAATTTGTAGTTGTTCAGACAGCCCCTGCAGTACGCGTTAGTATATCTGAAGCATTAGGTTACGAGATTGGTCAAATTAGTACTGGAAAGCTTGTTGCTGCATTACGGAGACTTGGCTTTAATGCTGTTCTCGATACGGATTTTACTGCTGATTTAACAATTATTGAAGAAGGCAATGAATTTTTACAAAGAATTACCAAGGCGTTACGTGATAAACAAAATGTAGCATTACCAATGACGACCTCATGTTCGCCAGGTTGGATAAAATTTGTTGAACATAAGTATCCCGAATTATTGGATAATGTTTCAACGTGCAAATCACCACAACAAATGTTTGGCGCACTTGCAAAAACCTATTACGCAAATAAGCGTAATATAGATCCTGCAAAAATGATTACTGTTTCAATTATGCCTTGTACAGCCAAAAAGTACGAAGCCAATAGACCAGAAATGTATTCTAGCGGATATAAAGATGTGGATTACGTGTTAACAACTAGAGAGTTAGCATTGATGATACAACAAGCAGGTATTGATTTTGAAAAACTTCCAGATGAGAATTATGATTCAATAATGGGACAGTCAACTGGTGCAGCAGTAATTTTTGGAGCTACTGGCGGTGTAATGGAAGCTGCATTACGTACGGTTTATGAAATAGTAACCGGGAAGGAAGTGCCATTTGATAAATTGAACATTTTGCCTGTAAGAGGAATGGAAGGCGTGCGTTCTACTTCAATTACTATTTCTGGAACAAGGTCAGAGTACAATTTTCTTGAAGGGGTAACATTAAATGTTGCAGTAGCTCATGGTCTAGCGAATGCGGCGTTATTGATGGATGAAGTAAAAGAGGGGAAGAGCAATTATCATTTTATTGAAATAATGGCATGCCCTGGTGGATGTATAGGAGGAGGAGGGCAGCCACTACCTACCAACCGTGTTATTAGAAAAATACGTTCTGAAGCGATATACGAAGCAGATATGCAATTGCCTATACGCAAATCACATGAAAATCCAGAAATTAAACAAATTTACCAAGAGTTCCTTAAACAACCTTTGGGACATATATCGCATAATCTGTTACATACTCATTATATTAAACGACAGTAA
- the hydG gene encoding [FeFe] hydrogenase H-cluster radical SAM maturase HydG, which produces MKAFIDERHIDKILKHANPEKYKINEILAKAKELKGLSLEDVAVLSVLPDEMTQDLYATADYIKKQIYGNRIVLFAPLYISNYCSNDCIYCAFRASNTKAKRSFLTMDEIQKEVETLIQQGHKRILLVSGESYPPYKENGLKYILNAIQCIYNSKKDKGEIRRVNVNIAPLTVEEFKELKTAQIGTYQLFQETYHHQTYSKVHPKGKKADYSWRLYAMDRAMQAGIDDVGIGVLFGLYDWRFELLALMQHIEHLEKTFGVGPHTISVPRIEPAVNTPFSQNPPYPVSDSDFLKIIALLRCAVPYTGIILSTRENPNIRRKALELGVSQISAGSKTNPGGYSLNDEVDAQFSIGDHRSLDEVIFDLINMGFIPSFCTACYRLGRTGIDFMDKAKPGLIKQYCTPNGIATFMEYLLDYAQEETRLKGMELIQSMLLQMEKTLSHKTQRLLKLIESGKRDVYC; this is translated from the coding sequence ATGAAAGCATTCATAGATGAACGTCACATAGATAAAATTTTGAAACATGCTAATCCAGAAAAGTATAAAATAAACGAAATACTAGCTAAAGCTAAAGAATTAAAAGGTTTAAGTCTTGAGGATGTTGCGGTATTGAGTGTGTTACCTGATGAGATGACGCAAGATTTATATGCAACAGCTGATTATATTAAAAAACAAATTTATGGTAACAGAATAGTCCTCTTTGCACCATTGTATATATCAAATTATTGTAGTAACGATTGCATATATTGTGCATTCAGAGCAAGCAATACAAAAGCAAAGCGTAGTTTCTTGACAATGGACGAAATACAAAAAGAAGTAGAAACGCTCATTCAGCAGGGTCATAAACGTATTTTACTGGTTTCCGGTGAATCTTATCCCCCTTATAAAGAAAATGGGCTTAAGTATATATTAAATGCCATTCAATGTATTTATAATAGCAAAAAAGATAAAGGGGAGATACGTCGTGTTAATGTAAATATTGCACCGTTAACTGTTGAAGAATTTAAAGAACTAAAAACAGCCCAAATTGGTACATATCAGCTATTTCAGGAGACATATCACCACCAAACATACTCAAAGGTACATCCTAAAGGGAAAAAAGCAGATTATTCATGGCGATTATACGCAATGGATAGAGCAATGCAGGCTGGTATTGATGATGTGGGAATAGGAGTGCTTTTTGGTTTGTATGATTGGCGTTTTGAGCTATTGGCATTAATGCAACATATTGAACATTTGGAAAAAACTTTTGGCGTAGGGCCACATACAATAAGCGTTCCCAGAATTGAGCCAGCAGTGAACACACCATTTTCACAAAACCCTCCATATCCTGTGAGCGATAGTGATTTTTTGAAAATCATTGCACTGTTACGCTGTGCTGTTCCATATACAGGGATAATACTTTCAACAAGAGAAAATCCTAATATACGCAGAAAAGCCTTGGAGTTGGGCGTATCACAAATATCAGCAGGAAGCAAAACAAATCCAGGCGGGTATTCACTCAATGATGAAGTGGATGCGCAATTTAGTATTGGGGACCATCGTAGTCTTGATGAAGTTATCTTTGACCTAATAAATATGGGGTTTATTCCCTCATTCTGCACTGCTTGTTACCGACTTGGAAGAACGGGAATTGATTTTATGGATAAAGCAAAACCCGGACTTATAAAGCAATATTGCACACCTAATGGAATTGCAACTTTTATGGAGTATCTTTTAGATTATGCACAAGAAGAAACAAGATTAAAAGGAATGGAGCTAATCCAATCAATGCTCTTGCAAATGGAAAAGACTTTGTCACATAAAACGCAAAGGCTACTAAAACTCATTGAAAGTGGAAAACGGGATGTTTACTGCTAA
- the hydE gene encoding [FeFe] hydrogenase H-cluster radical SAM maturase HydE, whose protein sequence is MIKEICSTGNFGIEECISILSIEDNELINEIFSCAREITDRFVGRKIYLRGLIEVSNICKKNCYYCGIRRDNKKIKRYMLQFEEIATAINFSYNVGFGSIVLQAGEQTSKEFISLITKCIQYAKRISNGQLGITLSMGEQKKEVFQQWFDAGADRYLLRIETSDPSLYAKLHPCDHSFTRRMECLYDLKEIGYQVGTGVMIGVPHQTVENCARDILFFKEMDVDMIGMGPYIVHPDTPIGAIAHNYNKKRIVQQTLLMIALSRIICRDVNIASTTALEVLDKDAIIKSLYAGANVKMINVTPEKARKHYELYKEKTNPSLLIAVKEFEEMVKASGFDVAYFAKGDPLHFHERKLSCQ, encoded by the coding sequence ATGATAAAAGAAATTTGTTCTACAGGAAATTTTGGGATCGAGGAATGTATATCTATATTATCTATTGAGGATAATGAATTAATTAATGAAATATTTTCTTGTGCACGAGAGATCACCGATAGATTTGTTGGCCGCAAAATTTATTTACGTGGATTAATTGAAGTTTCAAATATATGCAAAAAAAATTGTTACTATTGTGGTATACGGCGTGATAATAAAAAAATAAAACGGTATATGTTACAGTTTGAGGAGATAGCAACTGCAATCAATTTTAGCTATAATGTTGGTTTTGGTTCGATTGTTCTTCAGGCTGGTGAACAAACGTCCAAAGAATTTATTTCTCTAATTACAAAGTGTATACAATACGCAAAAAGAATTAGCAATGGACAATTAGGTATTACATTATCGATGGGTGAGCAAAAAAAGGAAGTATTTCAACAGTGGTTTGATGCTGGTGCTGATAGATATTTACTTCGCATTGAAACTTCAGATCCATCACTTTATGCAAAGCTTCACCCTTGTGACCATTCATTTACCAGGCGAATGGAATGTCTGTATGATTTAAAAGAAATTGGATATCAGGTTGGAACAGGTGTAATGATTGGTGTGCCGCATCAAACGGTTGAAAATTGTGCAAGGGACATTCTTTTTTTTAAGGAAATGGATGTGGATATGATTGGCATGGGACCTTATATAGTGCATCCAGATACCCCTATAGGAGCTATCGCACATAATTATAATAAAAAAAGGATAGTACAGCAAACTTTGCTAATGATTGCACTTTCACGAATCATATGCAGAGATGTCAATATTGCTTCTACTACAGCGCTTGAAGTACTTGATAAAGATGCAATAATCAAAAGCTTGTATGCAGGTGCCAACGTTAAGATGATAAATGTAACTCCTGAAAAAGCTAGAAAACACTATGAATTATACAAAGAGAAAACAAACCCTTCTTTGCTCATTGCTGTAAAAGAATTTGAAGAGATGGTCAAAGCATCTGGTTTTGATGTAGCATACTTTGCAAAAGGTGATCCGCTCCATTTTCATGAAAGGAAGCTGTCATGTCAGTAG
- a CDS encoding GTP-binding protein, which produces MSVVVERNIIGIFGCMNVGKSSVLNLIVQQEASIVDATPGTTADTKEVLCEIHGIGPVKLLDTAGFDEEGMLGQKKRKKVYDNLKECDCVLLIIDPSRENFLYEESFIKNAREQSKQILIVFNIFDNTNPEKIENIADKLPVLKFFPWIQIKATDEVYRNNLIQFIISHFTPKTKDTPLIPFLKKDHFYVLIIPMDEETPKGRYLRPQAMVEEYITRNWAYPVSYRLNLTKARGTEEEKKEEYERFTKFLSSLKQKPHCIFTDSQAIDVIGLWCPDDIMLTTFSIVMIHYQSNGKLHKFVNAVKTIDSLPKNSMVLIAEACNHNRIAEDIGTVQIPRILKNKYPGLRVEHSFGKIFMDIEQIKQYSLIIHCGGCMISRQALQARMRDYDIADVPYTNYGIFLSYIQGEKIFKKVLSPWMLM; this is translated from the coding sequence ATGTCAGTAGTAGTTGAACGCAACATTATTGGAATTTTTGGCTGCATGAATGTTGGTAAAAGTTCTGTTCTTAATCTAATAGTGCAGCAGGAAGCTTCTATTGTTGATGCTACTCCTGGAACTACTGCCGATACAAAAGAGGTCTTGTGCGAAATTCACGGTATTGGTCCTGTAAAACTTCTTGATACAGCAGGTTTTGATGAAGAAGGAATGCTTGGCCAAAAGAAAAGAAAAAAAGTGTACGATAATCTTAAAGAATGCGATTGTGTATTACTGATTATTGATCCATCGCGTGAAAACTTTTTATACGAAGAATCATTTATTAAAAATGCCCGCGAACAGAGTAAACAGATACTAATTGTTTTTAATATATTTGACAATACCAACCCAGAAAAAATTGAAAATATTGCTGATAAATTGCCAGTTCTTAAATTTTTCCCTTGGATTCAAATCAAAGCAACTGATGAAGTGTATAGAAATAATCTTATTCAATTTATTATTTCCCATTTTACACCTAAAACTAAAGATACCCCACTGATACCGTTTTTAAAAAAAGATCATTTTTATGTTCTGATTATCCCAATGGATGAAGAAACACCAAAAGGGCGGTACCTACGTCCACAGGCAATGGTTGAAGAATATATAACTCGCAATTGGGCATATCCTGTGTCGTATCGATTGAATTTGACAAAAGCGCGAGGAACTGAAGAAGAAAAAAAAGAAGAATATGAAAGATTTACTAAATTTTTATCATCACTAAAACAAAAGCCACATTGCATTTTTACTGATTCTCAGGCTATCGATGTAATAGGATTGTGGTGTCCTGATGATATAATGCTGACTACTTTTTCAATTGTTATGATACACTACCAAAGTAATGGTAAGTTACATAAATTTGTTAATGCAGTAAAGACAATTGACTCATTACCCAAAAATTCAATGGTGCTAATAGCAGAAGCCTGCAATCATAATAGAATTGCAGAAGATATTGGTACAGTTCAAATTCCACGAATTTTAAAAAACAAATATCCAGGATTACGCGTTGAGCATTCGTTTGGAAAAATATTTATGGATATCGAACAAATTAAACAATATTCACTTATTATCCACTGTGGTGGATGTATGATATCGCGGCAGGCATTGCAAGCTCGCATGCGAGATTATGATATTGCTGATGTTCCATATACAAACTATGGAATATTTCTTTCATATATTCAAGGGGAAAAAATTTTTAAAAAAGTATTGTCTCCATGGATGCTCATGTAA
- a CDS encoding NAD(P)H-dependent oxidoreductase subunit E, producing the protein MASLDAVVKQVVSKYNNDKTRLMDIVTDVQLELGCVSDEAVVQIANQLNVSKVDVEGVVTFYHFFTKVPRGKYTVYLNNSAVANMKGRAAVAKAFEEAAGCSFGRTTSDGLIGLYDTSCIGMNDQEPAAIINGVVFTSLTPDTVKEIVAGMKAGKDVKDLVKEYGDGANQSDLIRAMVKNNIMRKGPVLFAPYEQGSAIKAALSRKPEDVIEEVKIANLRGRGGAGFPTGMKWEFCRKAEGAKHYVICNADEGEPGTFKDRVILTELPHMLFEGMAIAGYAVGANEGILYLRAEYLYLKKYLEKILDDLRSKNLLGKNIAGKGFDFDIRIQMGAGAYICGEESALIESAEGKRGEPRNRPPFPVQKGYLGYPTTVNNVETLCCAVRIMLEGGEWFAKMGTAQSKGTKLLSVSGDCQNPGIYEVEFGITISTLLEMVGGRTAKAVQVGGPSGTCIGKKDFGRRICFDDLATGGSIIIIGPNRDLFDIVHNFMDFFVEESCGWCVPCRAGNVILKQKLEKIMSGKASIKDIDELESWCKIVKATSRCGLGQTSPNPIYTTIQNFREIYEAKVKKDTDYVSTFDLLAAVEESCKAAGRIPRVEEH; encoded by the coding sequence ATGGCAAGCTTAGATGCGGTTGTTAAACAGGTTGTTTCAAAGTACAACAACGACAAGACCCGTTTAATGGACATCGTTACTGATGTACAATTAGAATTAGGGTGTGTGTCGGATGAGGCTGTTGTTCAGATTGCCAATCAACTTAACGTTTCCAAAGTGGATGTTGAAGGAGTGGTAACTTTCTATCACTTCTTCACTAAAGTCCCACGAGGGAAATATACGGTATATCTGAACAACAGTGCGGTTGCTAATATGAAAGGTCGTGCTGCAGTTGCAAAAGCTTTTGAAGAAGCTGCAGGTTGCAGCTTTGGAAGGACAACTTCCGATGGCCTTATTGGTTTGTACGATACTTCTTGTATCGGCATGAATGATCAGGAACCTGCTGCTATCATAAATGGTGTTGTTTTTACCAGTCTTACACCAGATACGGTTAAAGAGATAGTAGCCGGGATGAAAGCAGGAAAGGATGTGAAGGACCTGGTGAAAGAATATGGTGATGGGGCTAATCAGTCTGATTTAATTCGTGCAATGGTGAAAAATAATATTATGCGTAAAGGTCCTGTGCTTTTTGCACCATACGAACAGGGTTCCGCAATTAAAGCTGCACTTTCCCGAAAGCCGGAAGATGTAATTGAAGAAGTTAAAATTGCAAATCTTAGAGGTAGAGGTGGTGCAGGTTTCCCTACAGGTATGAAATGGGAATTTTGCAGAAAAGCAGAAGGTGCGAAACATTATGTAATCTGCAATGCTGATGAAGGCGAACCAGGAACATTTAAAGATCGTGTTATTTTAACCGAGTTGCCTCATATGTTGTTTGAAGGTATGGCAATAGCTGGATATGCTGTTGGTGCTAATGAGGGTATATTATATCTAAGAGCTGAGTACTTGTATTTGAAAAAGTATCTTGAAAAAATTTTGGATGATTTACGCTCAAAAAACCTTCTAGGTAAAAACATTGCAGGTAAAGGATTTGATTTTGATATCCGTATTCAGATGGGTGCAGGTGCCTATATATGTGGTGAGGAGTCAGCGCTCATTGAATCAGCTGAAGGCAAGCGTGGTGAACCTCGTAACCGTCCTCCATTCCCGGTACAGAAAGGATATCTTGGCTATCCTACTACAGTCAACAATGTTGAAACGTTATGCTGTGCAGTTCGCATTATGTTAGAAGGTGGCGAATGGTTTGCCAAGATGGGGACAGCTCAGTCAAAAGGAACAAAACTATTAAGCGTTTCAGGTGATTGCCAAAATCCAGGTATTTATGAAGTAGAATTTGGGATTACTATCTCAACATTGCTAGAAATGGTTGGTGGAAGAACCGCAAAAGCTGTTCAGGTGGGCGGTCCTTCAGGTACCTGCATAGGTAAAAAAGACTTTGGGCGAAGAATTTGTTTTGATGACCTTGCAACTGGTGGTTCAATAATTATTATTGGGCCTAATCGTGATTTGTTTGATATAGTCCATAACTTTATGGATTTCTTTGTAGAAGAGTCTTGTGGATGGTGTGTACCCTGCCGAGCTGGTAATGTGATATTGAAGCAAAAACTTGAAAAAATAATGTCAGGGAAAGCATCAATCAAGGACATTGATGAACTTGAAAGCTGGTGTAAGATAGTTAAAGCTACCAGCCGTTGCGGATTAGGGCAGACATCACCAAATCCTATATATACAACAATTCAAAATTTCAGGGAAATTTATGAAGCAAAGGTAAAGAAGGATACAGATTATGTATCCACATTTGATCTTTTAGCTGCTGTTGAAGAATCATGCAAAGCAGCAGGAAGAATCCCAAGGGTAGAGGAACACTAA
- a CDS encoding 2Fe-2S iron-sulfur cluster-binding protein: MSTINFTIDGKPCKAKPGQTIVEAAKDNGIYIPTLCHFEGLKPAGTCRICTVKVAGRNMAACTTPVTEGMVVENKTAELEDYRKAIIEMLFVEGNHMCPTCEKSGNCELQALGYRYMMMVPRFPFLFPKRTLDASLPKIVIERNRCVQCLRCVRGITTSDGKRIFGIVNRGGHVEITVDKDLAASMTDEMAQKAMDLCPVGAILKKEVGFAIPIGKRKFDTRPIGSEIEKA; this comes from the coding sequence ATGAGTACGATAAATTTTACTATAGATGGAAAACCATGTAAAGCAAAACCAGGCCAAACTATTGTTGAAGCTGCCAAGGATAATGGCATTTATATTCCTACCTTATGCCATTTTGAAGGCTTGAAGCCTGCGGGAACATGTCGCATTTGTACGGTAAAAGTAGCGGGTAGAAATATGGCTGCCTGTACCACACCTGTAACCGAAGGTATGGTGGTGGAAAATAAAACTGCAGAACTTGAAGATTACCGCAAAGCTATCATAGAGATGCTTTTTGTTGAAGGCAACCATATGTGCCCAACCTGTGAGAAGAGTGGAAATTGTGAATTACAGGCATTAGGGTACAGGTATATGATGATGGTACCACGTTTCCCATTCCTGTTCCCCAAACGTACTCTTGATGCCTCACTTCCAAAGATTGTGATTGAACGTAACCGATGTGTTCAGTGCTTGCGATGTGTACGCGGCATCACAACATCTGATGGCAAACGTATCTTTGGTATTGTGAACAGAGGTGGGCATGTAGAAATCACTGTTGATAAGGATCTTGCAGCAAGCATGACCGATGAAATGGCTCAGAAAGCAATGGATTTATGCCCGGTAGGTGCTATCTTGAAGAAAGAAGTTGGTTTTGCCATTCCTATTGGCAAACGTAAATTTGATACTAGACCTATTGGCAGCGAAATTGAAAAAGCGTGA
- a CDS encoding NADP oxidoreductase — translation MSKPVVATASLAGCFGCHMSILDIDDRILKLIELVEFNKSPIDDIKTFTKQCDIGLIEGGCCNSENVENLKLFRKNCKILISVGECAIMGGLPAMRNGIPVKECLEEAYLKCPTVDDNIIPNDDELPMILDRVYPCHEIVKIDYFLPGCPPRADLIWEALVALLTGKELDLPYEVVKFD, via the coding sequence ATGAGTAAACCAGTTGTCGCAACTGCTTCATTGGCAGGATGTTTTGGATGCCATATGTCCATTCTGGACATTGATGATAGAATTTTAAAGCTGATTGAATTGGTAGAATTTAATAAGTCACCAATTGATGATATTAAAACATTCACCAAACAGTGTGATATTGGGCTGATTGAAGGTGGATGCTGTAACAGTGAAAATGTAGAAAACTTAAAGTTATTCCGAAAAAATTGTAAAATTCTTATATCAGTTGGCGAATGTGCAATAATGGGTGGATTACCAGCAATGCGCAATGGTATTCCTGTAAAAGAATGTCTGGAAGAAGCTTATTTAAAGTGCCCAACAGTAGATGATAATATCATTCCCAATGATGATGAATTGCCAATGATTCTGGATAGAGTATACCCATGCCATGAAATAGTCAAAATTGATTATTTCCTTCCCGGCTGCCCACCACGTGCAGATTTAATCTGGGAAGCGCTGGTAGCACTTCTGACTGGCAAAGAATTAGATTTGCCATATGAAGTTGTTAAGTTTGACTAA